The following coding sequences lie in one Silene latifolia isolate original U9 population chromosome 5, ASM4854445v1, whole genome shotgun sequence genomic window:
- the LOC141655189 gene encoding F-box/kelch-repeat protein At3g06240-like, with protein sequence MEHFTRWIDSVNKQSKQDLSSLGSSVSFVIQLPNVEPYVIGSCNGLVCFKVPGWDHGTAVFGPHYTVRYFLICNPTTGKFKSILPCSEKIWKDYGLSYGFGYDSDHDDYKIVVTSRDWTEGNIDACIYSVKADLWSCPTTTPTRVSTGRRWQNRQSVIFKDNMLHYLVSAEILVGEIRSRACNDYRIARFDVVTEKWRDDLYFPFLLKNFIKLGELDGQLYLRVGYFSSDVWILEQHGSWKKMFHLPKDLLWKRLIGRSKDGRNRLLLEDCYGFGDLIWYDQRDNTTIPFKKVLLPMYTFVMLCTASLVKIPGCSLTKFQEIK encoded by the exons ATGGAGCATTTCA CACGTTGGATTGATTCAGTTAACAAGCAATCAAAACAAGATttatcctcccttggaagcagcGTTTCTTTTGTTATCCAACTGCCTAATGTTGAGCCTT ATGTTATCGGCTCTTGCAACGGCTTAGTTTGTTTCAAAGTTCCGGGATGGGATCATGGCACCGCCGTGTTTGGGCCTCATTACACGGTTAGGTACTTCCTTATATGTAACCCTACAACGGGTAAattcaaatcaatccttccttgCTCGGAGAAGATTTGGAAGGACTATGGCTTATCATATGGTTTTGGGTACGATAGTGATCACGACGATTATAAGATAGTAGTGACTAGTAGGGATTGGACAGAGGGTAACATAGATGCGTGTATATACAGCGTGAAGGCTGATTTATGGAGCTGTCCTACTACTACTCCTACTCGAGTATCAACCGGAAGAAGATGGCAAAACCGACAAAGTGTAATATTTAAAGACAATATGCTACACTATCTTGTTTCAGCTGAGATATTAGTAGGCGAAATAAGGTCTCGAGCTTGTAATGATTATCGAATTGCTCGTTTTGATGTTGTTACAGAGAAATGGAGAGACGACCTATATTTTCCTTTTCTActcaagaattttattaaattGGGAGAGTTGGATGGACAGTTATACCTACGTGTTGGTTATTTCTCCAGTGATGTTTGGATTCTCGAACAACACGGTTCATGGAAGAAGATGTTTCATCTTCCTAAAGATCTTTTATGGAAACGTCTTATTGGTCGTTCGAAAGACGGACGCAATCGTTTACTGCTTGAAGATTGTTATGGTTTCGGGGATCTGATATGGTATGATCAACGAGATAACACAACGATACCCTTCAAGAAAGTGCTATTGCCAATGTATACATTCGTCATGCTTTGTACTGCCAGCCTTGTCAAGATTCCTGGGTGCTCCTTAACAAAGTTTCAAGAAATTAAATAG
- the LOC141657205 gene encoding bidirectional sugar transporter SWEET4-like produces the protein MVNPDTIRNILGIIGNVTSFLLFLSPAPTIWRIWKNKSVEEFKFHPIIAGIMNCVMWVFYSMPFVHPHSILVTTVNSLGLVMYIVFNIIYLTYADGKKRRSMSLYYIAEVIFLAALACITMLVFHTHDHRSTFVGIFCDIFGIILYGSPLTIMWKVIKTKSVEFMPPSLSLAGFLNGVVWSAYALVRFDLYILIGNGIGGILGFCQLVLYACYYSSTPKKGKGMEVEEESNIPKQPQIELSTGPHAV, from the exons ATGGTGAATCCCGATACTATTCGAAACATCCTTGGAATCATTG GCAATGTCACCTCTTTCCTCTTGTTTCTTTCCCCAGC TCCAACAATATGGAGGATATGGAAGAACAAATCAGTGGAAGAATTTAAGTTCCACCCAATTATTGCAGGCATCATGAACTGTGTTATGTGGGTCTTCTACTCGATGCCCTTTGTTCATCCTCACAGCATTCTCGTCACCACTGTTAACAGTCTTGGATTGGTTATGTACATCGTCTTTAACATCATCTACTTGACGTATGCTGATGGCAAGAAAAGG AGATCAATGTCCTTGTACTATATCGCGGAGGTGATATTCTTGGCGGCATTAGCCTGTATCACGATGCTGGTATTTCACACCCATGATCACAGGTCGACTTTTGTTGGTATCTTTTGCGACATCTTCGGGATCATTCTATATGGTTCACCTCTCACTATCATG TGGAAAGTTATAAAGACGAAGAGTGTTGAATTCATGCCACCGTCTCTATCTCTTGCTGGTTTCCTTAATGGAGTTGTTTGGAGTGCATACGCCTTAGTCAGATTTGATCTCTACATTCTG ATTGGCAATGGAATTGGAGGAATACTTGGGTTTTGCCAGCTAGTCTTGTATGCTTGCTATTACAGTTCGACACCGAAGAAGGGGAAGGGGATGGAGGTAGAGGAGGAGAGCAATATACCGAAACAACCCCAGATTGAGCTCAGCACCGGACCTCACGCTGTCTAA
- the LOC141655190 gene encoding L-type lectin-domain containing receptor kinase IX.1-like: MEFGLSMARQMELSHVVLESDYLLLIIMLKSKEVVDYLLLIIMLKSKEENPSNFHYLLDFLSSNYYQTSPKMDHINPSSLCLSHFLAKMIQIYVFQVTLLLLLFTSSTISLSFNLTNFEPNGDIIFLNDSFASSGVIQLTNNQQDLSSLGSSVGRAYYFRPVQLWDKNKNKVTDFTTHFSFIIKAVDNTSKYGDGLSFYLAPVNSLVPDNSTGGYLGLVSPQSFDDTAKNTFVAVEFDSYENFWDPSPNHVGINVNSIVSVANVTWKSSINDGRKANAWVTYNSSTRNLSVFLTYADNPVFGGNSSLSYIIDLRTYLPEKIQVGFSASTGQSTEIHNILSWDFNSSLPDAIDNPKAGLIAGVVVGIFVLLVGLGIVGFFCRRRRVPRRSTENDEIDFSEDDDDDFERGTGPRRFTYQELSRATNNFALEGKLGEGGFGGVYSGRLLGDPSREIAVKRISSGSKQGKKEYVSEVKVISRLRHRNLVQLLGWSHDRGEFLLVYEFMPNGSLDYHLYGRVQVALPWTVRYKVAHGLASALLYLHEEWEQCVVHRDIKSSNVMLDSNFNAKLGDFGLARLVDHGLTGSQTTVLAGTLGYMAPECLVTGKANKQSDVYSFGVVALEISCGRRPVESNLEPKPSKVRMIEWVWTLYGKGILLKAVDERLEGVFDAMQIECLMVVGLWCCHPDHSQRPSIRQVLNVLNKDSPLPILPSKLPVPTYFAPPTNMNVFSTDSSSM; this comes from the exons ATGGAGTTCGGTCTGTCTATGGCTAGGCAAATGGAGCTATCTCATGTGGTGCTCGAATCGGATTACCTGTTGCTGATCATTATGTTGAAATCGAAGGAGGTAGTTGATTACCTGTTGCTGATCATTATGTTGAAATCGAAGGAG GAAAATCCAAGTAATTTCCATTACCTGCTCGATTTTCTTTCATCAAATTATTATCAAACTTCTCCAAAAATGGATCATATAAATCCCAGCAGCTTATGTTTATCTCATTTTTTAGCAAAAATGATTCAAATTTATGTCTTTCAAGTTACGCTTCTCTTGTTATTGTTTACTTCGAGTACAATATCATTGTCCTTCAATTTAACTAATTTTGAGCCAAATGGCGACATTATCTTCTTGAACGATTCGTTTGCTTCCAGTGGAGTGATTCAGTTAACAAACAATCAACAAGATttatcctcccttggaagcagcGTTGGCAGAGCGTATTACTTTCGACCAGTTCAGCTTTGGGACAAAAACAAGAACAAGGTCACCGATTTTACAACTCATTTTTCATTCATCATCAAAGCGGTTGATAACACTTCTAAGTACGGTGATGGTCTCTCGTTTTATCTTGCACCTGTAAACTCTTTAGTTCCTGACAACTCAACTGGTGGGTATCTCGGATTAGTTTCTCCACAATCATTTGATGATACAGCCAAAAACACCTTTGTAGCTGTTGAGTTCGACAGCTACGAGAATTTTTGGGACCCAAGTCCTAATCATGTTGGTATAAATGTCAATTCCATAGTTTCAGTTGCTAATGTCACCTGGAAGAGTAGCATCAACGACGGCCGAAAAGCGAATGCTTGGGTAACATATAATTCTTCTACAAGGAATCTAAGTGTTTTCCTAACTTATGCTGATAACCCTGTTTTTGGTGGCAATTCTAGCCTTTCTTATATTATTGACCTTCGCACTTACTTGCCTGAAAAAATCCAAGTTGGTTTCTCTGCTTCTACTGGTCAAAGTACCGAGATTCATAACATTCTTTCTTGGGACTTCAACTCATCCTTGCCAGATGCCATTGATAACCCAAAAGCTGGATTGATTGCTGGCGTCGTGGTGGGTATTTTCGTCTTACTTGTAGGTTTGGGCATAGTTGGATTTTTTTGTAGGAGGAGACGGGTCCCAAGAAGGAGTACTGAAAATGATGAAATTGATTTCAGTGAGGACGATGATGATGACTTTGAGAGAGGTACCGGGCCTAGGAGGTTTACCTATCAGGAACTTAGTCGAGCGACCAACAACTTTGCCTTGGAAGGGAAGCTAGGAGAGGGAGGTTTTGGAGGGGTTTACTCCGGTCGTTTGTTGGGTGACCCTAGTAGAGAAATTGCGGTAAAGAGGATATCAAGTGGATCCAAACAAGGCAAAAAGGAATATGTATCAGAAGTGAAGGTTATTAGCCGATTGAGGCATAGGAATTTGGTTCAGCTTCTCGGGTGGTCCCATGATCGAGGTGAATTTCTACTTGTTTACGAGTTTATGCCGAATGGAAGTCTTGACTACCATCTTTATGGCCGCGTACAGGTTGCATTGCCATGGACAGTTAGGTACAAAGTCGCCCATGGATTGGCATCGGCCTTGCTGTATCTCCATGAAGAATGGGAGCAATGTGTAGTACATAGAGACATCAAATCGAGTAATGTCATGCTTGATTCGAATTTCAATGCAAAACTCGGAGATTTTGGGCTAGCAAGATTAGTTGATCACGGCTTAACTGGATCACAGACAACCGTTTTAGCCGGTACTCTAGGCTACATGGCCCCAGAATGTCTCGTCACAGGAAAGGCAAACAAACAATCTGATGTTTACAGTTTTGGTGTGGTTGCCCTTGAAATTTCTTGTGGAAGGCGGCCTGTCGAGTCCAATTTAGAGCCAA AGCCAAGTAAGGTCCGGATGATAGAATGGGTATGGACCCTCTATGGGAAAGGTATTCTTCTGAAGGCTGTCGATGAACGACTCGAAGGAGTCTTTGATGCAATGCAAATTGAATGCTTAATGGTTGTCGGTCTGTGGTGTTGTCATCCAGACCACAGTCAAAGACCTTCCATTAGACAAGTTCTAAATGTTTTAAACAAGGATTCTCCTTTGCCAATTCTACCCTCAAAGCTACCCGTTCCTACCTATTTTGCGCCTCCTACGAATATGAATGTATTCTCGACTGACTCCTCGTCCATGTAA
- the LOC141657206 gene encoding WPP domain-interacting protein 1-like isoform X3, with translation MKNDEKLSEVGVQEGDLIVVVSDSAPISSSSTTELGLNPDGSSMNLAAFQHKILHNSNLVAHLIQSYPEFAQAIAENDHNRLQALLRQHHQQIEQICQRDGELGITNFEDAPRNVEGEACLAALPETEASSHLLDEERFSKQEPVDSNDEVNEEVEIQVNGGSTHAEKNDHTPHDHHILNSSNKESSIASIQKLGSIDHNDSNFFASHEHVDDMSANNSKGTEAVNSELLPFSPNSPQTTKGHGLKKWRRIRREFTKESTSNVDSTKVLKRGSSNILEVKKSNDGSVSSTCAFVNSPGHVDLFSNPTPSSSYPVALGTTFSAGADDSDDRSSKSSTAASAPKYKHDHQREKHRLKNVSGRHLNSSGQRSQLAKGNSQVDTSKKPRGERINVEKENSLSSMESDSRSYSSVFRRGSSSVNSDQVQSGNYNEEDDNDHLASEVQAYKKLLAAAAGHRKNGNVSPDRSVELSCSATMCQSKDQQVSRDCEPLINSIMLLQSAQEALEREVQLFKEIGKGVHSLCDDSSTATGVDHRYSSNEEFDYVQTLENQLEEAQVRLKEKDLKVIELKKMVKTMIMKSSPQADERGPIEFQRNLWQEMEAELENVFKLKVEAEVQHVVMTGSRKDLGVLIEDQIKFLRDQNFVASRKLIADVRNEGSILKSQSKLVNLDTDMTEDEKLQDMRSRIGKYSSYLVIQLVFFVIVVGVFLLRALPKSATVVPT, from the exons ATGAAGAATGATGAAAAGTTGAGTGAAGTTGGTGTTCAAGAGGGTGATTTGATTGTAGTTGTGTCTGATTCTGCTCCCATTTCTAG TTCATCTACAACTGAGCTGGGCCTCAATCCAGATGGATCGTCTATGAACCTTGCAGCATTTCAGCATAAGATACTGCATAATTCTAATCTTGTGGCTCATCTTATTCAG AGTTATCCGGAATTTGCTCAAGCAATTGCGGAGAATGATCATAATCGTCTACAAGCATTGTTGAGGCAACATCATCAGCAAATAGAACAAATTTGTCAAAGGGATGGGGAACTT GGTATCACTAATTTCGAGGATGCACCAAGAAATGTTGAAGGAGAAGCCTGTCTTGCGGCTTTGCCGG AAACGGAGGCTTCTTCTCATTTGCTTGATGAAGAGAGGTTCTCAAAGCAAGAACCTGTTGACAGCAATGATGAAGTGAATGAGGAAGTCGAGATACAAGTAAATGGTGGCTCTACTCATGCAGAGAAGAATGATCATACTCCTCATGATCATCATATTCTCAATTCAAGTAATAAGGAGTCATCAATCGCATCCATTCAAAAGTTGGGTTCCATTGATCACAATGACTCCAACTTTTTTGCTTCCCATGAACATGTAGATGACATGTCCGCTAACAATTCCAAAGGGACAGAAGCTGTAAATTCGGAGCTACTGCCTTTCTCCCCAAACTCTCCTCAAACTACCAAGGGACATGGACTTAAAAAGTGGCGAAGAATTAGAAGAGAGTTCACCAAGGAATCAACCTCCAATGTAGATTCTACTAAAGTGCTGAAAAGAGGGTCCTCAAACATTTTAGAAGTAAAGAAATCAAATGATGGCTCAGTCTCATCCACTTGTGCATTTGTTAATAGTCCAGGACACGTGGATTTGTTTTCCAACCCTACTCCAAGCTCAAGTTACCCAGTTGCCCTTGGTACTACATTTAGCGCAGGGGCTGATGACAGTGACGATAGGAGTAGCAAATCATCAACAGCTGCTAGTGCTCCCAAGTATAAGCATGATCATCAGCGGGAGAAGCATAGGTTAAAGAATGTGAGTGGTCGGCATTTGAATAGCTCGGGTCAACGGTCTCAATTAGCCAAAGGTAACTCCCAGGTTGACACTAGTAAGAAACCCCGAGGTGAAAGAATTAATGTCGAGAAAGAAAATTCACTTTCTAGCATGGAATCTGATTCGAGGAGTTATAGTTCTGTGTTTAGAAGGGGTTCTTCTTCTGTAAATAGCGATCAAGTTCAAAGTGGTAACTACAATGAAGAAGATGATAATGATCATCTAGCTAGTGAAGTGCAGGCTTACAAAAAACTTTTAGCTGCTGCAGCTGGTCATAGAAAAAATGGCAATGTTTCACCGGATCGTTCAGTCGAATTGTCATGCAGTGCTACTATGTGTCAAAGTAAGGATCAGCAGGTATCAAGAGACTGTGAGCCACTAATCAACTCCATTATGCTTCTACAGTCTGCTCAAGAAGCGCTTGAAAGAG AAGTTCAATTGTTCAAGGAGATTGGTAAGGGTGTCCATTCTTTGTGTGATGACTCGAGCACGGCGACAGGTGTGGATCACCGTTACAGCTCAAATGAAGAGTTTGACTATGTCCAAACCCTTGAAAACCAGCTGGAAGAAGCACAAGTTAGGCTCAAAGAAAAAGATCTAAAGGTAATTGAACTTAAAAAGATGGTGAAAACAATGATTATGAAGTCATCACCTCAAGCTGATGAAAGAGGCCCCATTGAGTTTCAGCGCAACCTGTGGCAAGAGATGGAAGCCGAGCTAGAAAACGTCTTTAAACTAAAAGTCGAAGCTGAAGTTCAGCATGTTGTGATGACGGGGTCTAGAAAAGATTTAGGTGTTCTCATTGAGGATCAAATCAAGTTTCTGAGGGACCAAAATTTTGTTGCGTCCCGGAAATTGATTGCAGACGTTAGAAATGAAGGTTCTATTCTAAAGAGTCAATCTAAGTTGGTTAACTTAGATACAGATATGACAGAAGATGAAAAACTTCAGGATATGCGAAGCCGGATTGGTAAATATAGTTCATACCTTGTTATACAATTGGTGTTCTTCGTCATAGTAGTTGGTGTATTTCTCTTGCGAGCATTGCCAAAATCAGCCACTGTTGTACCCACATAG
- the LOC141657206 gene encoding WPP domain-interacting protein 1-like isoform X2, whose protein sequence is MKINVLTLDKQIITLDVDPNHLVGDIKASLNVEQELLYDGKEMKNDEKLSEVGVQEGDLIVVVSDSAPISSSSTTELGLNPDGSSMNLAAFQHKILHNSNLVAHLIQSYPEFAQAIAENDHNRLQALLRQHHQQIEQICQRDGELGITNFEDAPRNVEGEACLAALPETEASSHLLDEERFSKQEPVDSNDEVNEEVEIQVNGGSTHAEKNDHTPHDHHILNSSNKESSIASIQKLGSIDHNDSNFFASHEHVDDMSANNSKGTEAVNSELLPFSPNSPQTTKGHGLKKWRRIRREFTKESTSNVDSTKVLKRGSSNILEVKKSNDGSVSSTCAFVNSPGHVDLFSNPTPSSSYPVALGTTFSAGADDSDDRSSKSSTAASAPKYKHDHQREKHRLKNVSGRHLNSSGQRSQLAKGNSQVDTSKKPRGERINVEKENSLSSMESDSRSYSSVFRRGSSSVNSDQVQSGNYNEEDDNDHLASEVQAYKKLLAAAAGHRKNGNVSPDRSVELSCSATMCQSKDQQVSRDCEPLINSIMLLQSAQEALEREVQLFKEIGKGVHSLCDDSSTATGVDHRYSSNEEFDYVQTLENQLEEAQVRLKEKDLKVIELKKMVKTMIMKSSPQADERGPIEFQRNLWQEMEAELENVFKLKVEAEVQHVVMTGSRKDLGVLIEDQIKFLRDQNFVASRKLIADVRNEGSILKSQSKLVNLDTDMTEDEKLQDMRSRIGKYSSYLVIQLVFFVIVVGVFLLRALPKSATVVPT, encoded by the exons ATGAAGATCAACGTCTTAACCCTCGATAAACAGATCATCACCTTAGATGTCGACCCCAATCATCTT GTTGGAGATATCAAAGCTTCGCTCAATGTCGAG CAAGAGCTTTTGTATGATGGGAAGGAGATGAAGAATGATGAAAAGTTGAGTGAAGTTGGTGTTCAAGAGGGTGATTTGATTGTAGTTGTGTCTGATTCTGCTCCCATTTCTAG TTCATCTACAACTGAGCTGGGCCTCAATCCAGATGGATCGTCTATGAACCTTGCAGCATTTCAGCATAAGATACTGCATAATTCTAATCTTGTGGCTCATCTTATTCAG AGTTATCCGGAATTTGCTCAAGCAATTGCGGAGAATGATCATAATCGTCTACAAGCATTGTTGAGGCAACATCATCAGCAAATAGAACAAATTTGTCAAAGGGATGGGGAACTT GGTATCACTAATTTCGAGGATGCACCAAGAAATGTTGAAGGAGAAGCCTGTCTTGCGGCTTTGCCGG AAACGGAGGCTTCTTCTCATTTGCTTGATGAAGAGAGGTTCTCAAAGCAAGAACCTGTTGACAGCAATGATGAAGTGAATGAGGAAGTCGAGATACAAGTAAATGGTGGCTCTACTCATGCAGAGAAGAATGATCATACTCCTCATGATCATCATATTCTCAATTCAAGTAATAAGGAGTCATCAATCGCATCCATTCAAAAGTTGGGTTCCATTGATCACAATGACTCCAACTTTTTTGCTTCCCATGAACATGTAGATGACATGTCCGCTAACAATTCCAAAGGGACAGAAGCTGTAAATTCGGAGCTACTGCCTTTCTCCCCAAACTCTCCTCAAACTACCAAGGGACATGGACTTAAAAAGTGGCGAAGAATTAGAAGAGAGTTCACCAAGGAATCAACCTCCAATGTAGATTCTACTAAAGTGCTGAAAAGAGGGTCCTCAAACATTTTAGAAGTAAAGAAATCAAATGATGGCTCAGTCTCATCCACTTGTGCATTTGTTAATAGTCCAGGACACGTGGATTTGTTTTCCAACCCTACTCCAAGCTCAAGTTACCCAGTTGCCCTTGGTACTACATTTAGCGCAGGGGCTGATGACAGTGACGATAGGAGTAGCAAATCATCAACAGCTGCTAGTGCTCCCAAGTATAAGCATGATCATCAGCGGGAGAAGCATAGGTTAAAGAATGTGAGTGGTCGGCATTTGAATAGCTCGGGTCAACGGTCTCAATTAGCCAAAGGTAACTCCCAGGTTGACACTAGTAAGAAACCCCGAGGTGAAAGAATTAATGTCGAGAAAGAAAATTCACTTTCTAGCATGGAATCTGATTCGAGGAGTTATAGTTCTGTGTTTAGAAGGGGTTCTTCTTCTGTAAATAGCGATCAAGTTCAAAGTGGTAACTACAATGAAGAAGATGATAATGATCATCTAGCTAGTGAAGTGCAGGCTTACAAAAAACTTTTAGCTGCTGCAGCTGGTCATAGAAAAAATGGCAATGTTTCACCGGATCGTTCAGTCGAATTGTCATGCAGTGCTACTATGTGTCAAAGTAAGGATCAGCAGGTATCAAGAGACTGTGAGCCACTAATCAACTCCATTATGCTTCTACAGTCTGCTCAAGAAGCGCTTGAAAGAG AAGTTCAATTGTTCAAGGAGATTGGTAAGGGTGTCCATTCTTTGTGTGATGACTCGAGCACGGCGACAGGTGTGGATCACCGTTACAGCTCAAATGAAGAGTTTGACTATGTCCAAACCCTTGAAAACCAGCTGGAAGAAGCACAAGTTAGGCTCAAAGAAAAAGATCTAAAGGTAATTGAACTTAAAAAGATGGTGAAAACAATGATTATGAAGTCATCACCTCAAGCTGATGAAAGAGGCCCCATTGAGTTTCAGCGCAACCTGTGGCAAGAGATGGAAGCCGAGCTAGAAAACGTCTTTAAACTAAAAGTCGAAGCTGAAGTTCAGCATGTTGTGATGACGGGGTCTAGAAAAGATTTAGGTGTTCTCATTGAGGATCAAATCAAGTTTCTGAGGGACCAAAATTTTGTTGCGTCCCGGAAATTGATTGCAGACGTTAGAAATGAAGGTTCTATTCTAAAGAGTCAATCTAAGTTGGTTAACTTAGATACAGATATGACAGAAGATGAAAAACTTCAGGATATGCGAAGCCGGATTGGTAAATATAGTTCATACCTTGTTATACAATTGGTGTTCTTCGTCATAGTAGTTGGTGTATTTCTCTTGCGAGCATTGCCAAAATCAGCCACTGTTGTACCCACATAG
- the LOC141657206 gene encoding WPP domain-interacting protein 1-like isoform X1: protein MKINVLTLDKQIITLDVDPNHLVGDIKASLNVEQQELLYDGKEMKNDEKLSEVGVQEGDLIVVVSDSAPISSSSTTELGLNPDGSSMNLAAFQHKILHNSNLVAHLIQSYPEFAQAIAENDHNRLQALLRQHHQQIEQICQRDGELGITNFEDAPRNVEGEACLAALPETEASSHLLDEERFSKQEPVDSNDEVNEEVEIQVNGGSTHAEKNDHTPHDHHILNSSNKESSIASIQKLGSIDHNDSNFFASHEHVDDMSANNSKGTEAVNSELLPFSPNSPQTTKGHGLKKWRRIRREFTKESTSNVDSTKVLKRGSSNILEVKKSNDGSVSSTCAFVNSPGHVDLFSNPTPSSSYPVALGTTFSAGADDSDDRSSKSSTAASAPKYKHDHQREKHRLKNVSGRHLNSSGQRSQLAKGNSQVDTSKKPRGERINVEKENSLSSMESDSRSYSSVFRRGSSSVNSDQVQSGNYNEEDDNDHLASEVQAYKKLLAAAAGHRKNGNVSPDRSVELSCSATMCQSKDQQVSRDCEPLINSIMLLQSAQEALEREVQLFKEIGKGVHSLCDDSSTATGVDHRYSSNEEFDYVQTLENQLEEAQVRLKEKDLKVIELKKMVKTMIMKSSPQADERGPIEFQRNLWQEMEAELENVFKLKVEAEVQHVVMTGSRKDLGVLIEDQIKFLRDQNFVASRKLIADVRNEGSILKSQSKLVNLDTDMTEDEKLQDMRSRIGKYSSYLVIQLVFFVIVVGVFLLRALPKSATVVPT, encoded by the exons ATGAAGATCAACGTCTTAACCCTCGATAAACAGATCATCACCTTAGATGTCGACCCCAATCATCTT GTTGGAGATATCAAAGCTTCGCTCAATGTCGAG CAGCAAGAGCTTTTGTATGATGGGAAGGAGATGAAGAATGATGAAAAGTTGAGTGAAGTTGGTGTTCAAGAGGGTGATTTGATTGTAGTTGTGTCTGATTCTGCTCCCATTTCTAG TTCATCTACAACTGAGCTGGGCCTCAATCCAGATGGATCGTCTATGAACCTTGCAGCATTTCAGCATAAGATACTGCATAATTCTAATCTTGTGGCTCATCTTATTCAG AGTTATCCGGAATTTGCTCAAGCAATTGCGGAGAATGATCATAATCGTCTACAAGCATTGTTGAGGCAACATCATCAGCAAATAGAACAAATTTGTCAAAGGGATGGGGAACTT GGTATCACTAATTTCGAGGATGCACCAAGAAATGTTGAAGGAGAAGCCTGTCTTGCGGCTTTGCCGG AAACGGAGGCTTCTTCTCATTTGCTTGATGAAGAGAGGTTCTCAAAGCAAGAACCTGTTGACAGCAATGATGAAGTGAATGAGGAAGTCGAGATACAAGTAAATGGTGGCTCTACTCATGCAGAGAAGAATGATCATACTCCTCATGATCATCATATTCTCAATTCAAGTAATAAGGAGTCATCAATCGCATCCATTCAAAAGTTGGGTTCCATTGATCACAATGACTCCAACTTTTTTGCTTCCCATGAACATGTAGATGACATGTCCGCTAACAATTCCAAAGGGACAGAAGCTGTAAATTCGGAGCTACTGCCTTTCTCCCCAAACTCTCCTCAAACTACCAAGGGACATGGACTTAAAAAGTGGCGAAGAATTAGAAGAGAGTTCACCAAGGAATCAACCTCCAATGTAGATTCTACTAAAGTGCTGAAAAGAGGGTCCTCAAACATTTTAGAAGTAAAGAAATCAAATGATGGCTCAGTCTCATCCACTTGTGCATTTGTTAATAGTCCAGGACACGTGGATTTGTTTTCCAACCCTACTCCAAGCTCAAGTTACCCAGTTGCCCTTGGTACTACATTTAGCGCAGGGGCTGATGACAGTGACGATAGGAGTAGCAAATCATCAACAGCTGCTAGTGCTCCCAAGTATAAGCATGATCATCAGCGGGAGAAGCATAGGTTAAAGAATGTGAGTGGTCGGCATTTGAATAGCTCGGGTCAACGGTCTCAATTAGCCAAAGGTAACTCCCAGGTTGACACTAGTAAGAAACCCCGAGGTGAAAGAATTAATGTCGAGAAAGAAAATTCACTTTCTAGCATGGAATCTGATTCGAGGAGTTATAGTTCTGTGTTTAGAAGGGGTTCTTCTTCTGTAAATAGCGATCAAGTTCAAAGTGGTAACTACAATGAAGAAGATGATAATGATCATCTAGCTAGTGAAGTGCAGGCTTACAAAAAACTTTTAGCTGCTGCAGCTGGTCATAGAAAAAATGGCAATGTTTCACCGGATCGTTCAGTCGAATTGTCATGCAGTGCTACTATGTGTCAAAGTAAGGATCAGCAGGTATCAAGAGACTGTGAGCCACTAATCAACTCCATTATGCTTCTACAGTCTGCTCAAGAAGCGCTTGAAAGAG AAGTTCAATTGTTCAAGGAGATTGGTAAGGGTGTCCATTCTTTGTGTGATGACTCGAGCACGGCGACAGGTGTGGATCACCGTTACAGCTCAAATGAAGAGTTTGACTATGTCCAAACCCTTGAAAACCAGCTGGAAGAAGCACAAGTTAGGCTCAAAGAAAAAGATCTAAAGGTAATTGAACTTAAAAAGATGGTGAAAACAATGATTATGAAGTCATCACCTCAAGCTGATGAAAGAGGCCCCATTGAGTTTCAGCGCAACCTGTGGCAAGAGATGGAAGCCGAGCTAGAAAACGTCTTTAAACTAAAAGTCGAAGCTGAAGTTCAGCATGTTGTGATGACGGGGTCTAGAAAAGATTTAGGTGTTCTCATTGAGGATCAAATCAAGTTTCTGAGGGACCAAAATTTTGTTGCGTCCCGGAAATTGATTGCAGACGTTAGAAATGAAGGTTCTATTCTAAAGAGTCAATCTAAGTTGGTTAACTTAGATACAGATATGACAGAAGATGAAAAACTTCAGGATATGCGAAGCCGGATTGGTAAATATAGTTCATACCTTGTTATACAATTGGTGTTCTTCGTCATAGTAGTTGGTGTATTTCTCTTGCGAGCATTGCCAAAATCAGCCACTGTTGTACCCACATAG